The genomic window GCGGCACCCGGCGAAGGGCGGGGATTCGGGCTCGGGCTCGCGCTCGTCCGCGACATCGCGACCCGCTTCGGCGGCTCGGTGCAGGTCGAGACCACCTCCCCGGCGGGCACGACCTTTCTGCTCACGCTTCCCGCCCGCGGCGGAGGGCCGCAGGGCTGAGGGTTCGCATGGACGGACCTATGGACTCCCCCTGACCGGCGGACTCTTGGCGCTGTCTTTGAACGCGCGCGCGAAAGTGTGGGCATGCCTGAGAACACCACCCCCAACGAGAACAAGGAAACCACTCCCGCCCCCGACAGCACGCCGACCGCTGCGACGACGCCGCTGCCGCCGCGCCCGCCCATGCCCGAGCAGCAGGCGGCCGCGCGGGCCGACGCGCAGGCCTCCGCCGCGCAGGCCGACGCCGCAGCGACGGCAGCGAAGGCCGACGCGAAGGCCGCCCGCGACGAGAAGCCGTTCGCCCAGCGCACCTGGGTGAAGGTGACCGGTGGGGTCGCCGCCGGTGTCGTGCTGCTGGGCATCGGGTTCGGCGCCGGCTGGGGCGTCTCGAACGCCGTGGAGCCGACGCTCGCCGGAAACCCGGGCGACAGCGAGTCCTGGCAGCTCGGCGAGCGCGGCGAGCTGCCGCGGGGCGACGAGTCCGGCGAGATGCCCCGGGGCGACGAGTCCGGCGACTCCGGTCGTTTCGGCCACGGCGGACCCCGCGGCGACATGCGCGGCGACATGCACGGCGATATGCACCGCCCCGGTGCACCCGAGGACAGCGAGTCCGACGTCGCACCCGAGGACGGCGGATCCGAGGCGCCGGACGCCGAGTCTGAGGACGACACCCGCGACGACGACGGCCGCCCCGAGCGCCGCGGCCCCGGCGACCGCCACTCCGACGAGCAGTCGAACGACGACGCGACGCAGACCAGCGCCTTCCGCTTCTGACCCGAACCCCCCGCGACGGCCACGCCCTCACCCCGGGCGTGGCCGCTTCGCGTCGCAGCGGTCGGGCGAAGTCGTCGTCCGCCTGCGCGCGGGACTACCGGAGCGGGACGCGCCGCGTCAACCGCCCAGCCGGTGACCAGCCGGTGGGTACCGTGGCAGAACGTGCCATCGAGGGGATGACGTGACCGCCGCAGAGACCGGGACGAGGACGACCGTCTCGGTGGTGATCCCGGTGAAGGACGACGACACCGAGCTGCGCCGCTGCCTGCGCGCCCTGGCGCTGCAGACGCGCCTGCCCGACGAGATCGTCGTCGTCGACAACGGCTCCACCGATTCCTCGGCCGAGGTCGCCCGCGCCGCGGGGGCGCGCGTGGTGCGCTGCGACGAGCGCGGCATCCCGGCCGCCAGCTCCTGCGGGTACGACGCCGCACGCGGCGACATCATTCTTCGTCTGGACGCCGACAGCCTGCCCTCCCACACCTGGGTGCAGACGATGTCCGAGGCGCTGGAGCGGCAAGCCGACGTGTCGGCCTTCACCGGCGGCGCGCGGTTCATCGACGGTCCGCGGCGCCTCCGGCGCCCGTTGGCCGCCCTCTACCTCGGCGCCTACGCGGCCGTGACCTTCTCGGCCCTCGGCCACCTGCCGCTGTTCGGATCCAACCTCGCCTTCCGCGCCTCGGCCTGGCGGGACGTGCGCCACGAGGTGCACCGCCACGACCCCGAGGTGCACGACGACCTCGACCTGGCGTTCCACCTGGGGCTGCGCCACCGCATCCGGTACCTGCCGCACGCGGCGATGGGCATCTCGATGCGCCCGTTCGGCGACCGCGTGGGGTTCCGGCGACGGGTCTGGCGCGGCCACCACACCGTCGTCATCCACTGGCCCGAGGACTTCCCGCCGGTGCGCTGGCAGAAGCTGGCGTTGCAGCGCGCCCTGCACAGGCGCGGCCCGTCTCCCACCCGAAGCCGCTCCGGCCGATGAGCGACTCCCCCCGCCCCCTCATCGGCCCGGTGGCCGCACCCGACCTGCATGTCATGACGTTCAACGTCAGGCGGCGGATGCCGGCGCTGCTCACCCGGCCCGCCGACCGCTGGGCGCGGCGTCGCCCTCGCCTTCGCGCCGTGCTGCGCGCGGAGCGGCCGACGCTTCTCGGTGCGCAGGAGGCGCTGCCCGACCAGGCCGCCGCGATCGCCGCGGCCCTCGGTCCGAGCCACCGTTCCGTCGGCCACGGGCGCGACGCCGGCGGCTCGGGCGAGGCCTGTCCGCTGTTCTACGACGCCGAGCGGCTCGAGCTGATCGACTGGCAGCAGTCCGCCCTGTCGGACCGCCCCGACCAGCCCGGATCCGCCACCTGGGGCAACGTCATCCCTCGCATCCTCGTGCAGGCCTCCTTCCGCGACCGGGCCACCTCGGCTGCGTTCCTGGTGATGAACACCCACCTCGACGTGTTCTCCGCGCGCGCCCGGCTGCGCAGCGCCCAGCACATCCGTCGCCTCATCGCCGCGCAGCCACGGCCGGCCCTGGTGATGGGCGACCTCAACGCGGGTCCTTCCTCCCCCGCGCTGCACGACCTCCTCTCCGACGGCACGCTGGTCGACGCCTGGACGGCGGCGACCGACCGTCTCACCCCGGAATGGGGAACCTACGGCGGGTACCGCCCGCCCCGCCCGGGCCGTGACCGCATCGACTGGATCGCCGTCTCGCCCGCTGCCACCGTCGTCACCGCGGCCGTCAACGCGCACCCGGTGGACGGCGGCTGGGCGTCGGACCACTTTCCCGTGCAGGCCGTCGTGCGGATGCCGCGATCGGAGAGCAGCCCGTGATCGAGAACTTCCTGCGGCCGCCGCAGACGGTGAGCGAGGTCATCGCCGACGCGCTGCGGCTCGTCGGGCTCCTCAGCGTCATCGCGGCGTCGATCTGGAGCACCGCGACCGACGCCGGCATCCTGTCCCTCGCCCTGCCGGCGCTGCTGGTGCCTCGCTTCATCGGCGTCCGCTCGTCGTTCGACATCGTCTACCAGGTCGTCGTGCTGACGGCGGCGTGGAGCAACGTGCTGGACCTCTACCGCACCATCGACAACTGGGACCTCATCCTGCACTTCTCCTGCACAGCGGTGCTCGCGGCGATCTCCTACCTCGCGCTCGTCCGGTTCTCGATCACCCCCGACCCGCGTACCGAGGGCTTTGCGCGACGCACGGCCATCGTGCTGGTCACCGTGCTGGGACTCGCGGCGAGCGCCGTCTGGGAGATGATCGAGTGGGTCGGCTACGCATTCATCACCGACGAGATCTTCGTGACCTATCCGGACACGATCGGCGACATGGCCGTCGGCGGGCTCGGCTCCCTCGTCTCGGGCATCGTGCTGGCGTTCGTGCGCCTCGACCGCCCCGACGCCTGACCGGTTCGCGCCGCCACCGGCCTGACACATCCCCCCGCGGCGCGCAAGGCCCGGGTACCCCGACGGCACCGGTGCTCTACTGGGGGGACCCATTGCTCGCAGACGGAGGCATCATGTCCGACGACACGCAGAACACGCAGGGCACACCCGACGGCGACCTCGAGGCGGACACCGCTTCGGGTGGCGCGCCCGAGCAGCCCGACACCACCGACGACGACGACCGTCCGGTCGACAACCCGTCCGGAGGATGAGCGCGCCGACGACGCGGAGCACCCGATCGGCGCAGAACCTCTGGTCCGGCGTGCTGTTCGGCGTCGGCCTCATCGCGTTCATCGACGAGGCCGTCTTCCACCAGCTGCTGCACTGGCATCACTTCTACGACCTGTCGACGCCCGCGATGGGCCTCGTCTCCGACGGCATCTTCCACGCGGTGAGCTGGTTCGCGACCATCGCGGGCCTGTTCCTGCTGGCGGACCTGCGCCGCCACGACGCCCTGCACTGGCGGCGATGGACCGGCGGCGTGCTGCTCGGCGCGGGCGTCTTCCAGCTGTACGACGGCACGGTGCACCACAAGGTGTTCGGCATCCACGAGATCCGCTACGTCGAGGACGTCTTCGTCTACGACCTGGTCTGGAACCTCGCTGCCGCCGCGATGATCGTCGCCGGAGCCGTGCTCGTCCACCTCACGCGCAGCACCGCACCGGTGCGCGTCGCGTCCTCCGTCCGCTAGCAGCGCGTACGCATGGATGCCACACACGCGCATGGCGGCGGCGGATCGCTCGACGCGCTCGTCGTGTTCGTCGCCGTCGTGGCGGTGGCCTGCTACCTCGGCGGCGTCGCCGGCTCACGCCGACGCGGCCGCGACTGGCCCGTGTCGCGCACGGTGCTGTGGTGCGCCGGGATCGCGGCCGGCGCCGCCGCTGCGGCGGGTCCGCTGGCTGCGGCCGCCCATGAGAGCTTCACGGCCCACATGTGGGCGCATCTGCTGGGCGGCATGGCGGCCCCGCTGCTGATGGTGCTGGCCGCCCCCGTCACCCTCGCCCTGCGCACCCTCGACGTCACCCCCGCCCGGCGCCTGAGCCGGCTGCTGCGCAGCGCCCCCGCACGGTTCCTGTCCCACCCGATCCCGGCCGCCGTGATCAATGCCGGTGGCCTCTGGCTGATCTACCTCACGCCGCTCTTCGACGCGATGCGCACGCAGCCGCTCGTGCACGTGCTGGTGCACGCGCACCTGGTCGCGGCCGGGTACCTCTTCCTCGCCGCCGTGATCGGGCTCGATCCCCGCCCCCACCCGCCGGGGCGCGTGCTGACGTCGATCGTGCTCGTGGCGACGATGGCCTCGCACGGCATCCTGGCGAAGTACCTCTACGCCAACCCGCCCGCAGGTCTCGATGTCCTCGACGTGCGGGCGGGGGCGCAGCTGATGTACTACACGGGCGCGTGGGTCGAAGCGGTCACGATCGTGATCTTCTGCGCGCAGTGGTACCGGGCGACCGGTGTCACTTCCCGCGCTTCGAGGCCGGCAGGAACACGGCTCGAACGAGCTTGATCGCCAGAACCGACGCCACGACCCACGGTCCGATCACGAGGATGGGGTCGAGCCAGGCGTGCTTCAGGTCGATGCGCCCTCGTCCGACGCGCGAGGCGATCGGGTGGTGGGCGATCTCTCCCGCCACGCCCGACTCGGTGATCGGGTCGTCGGGACGCTTGCTGAAGAGCGAGGTGACGTGGGCGGTGACGGCATCCACCCGGTCTCCCGCCACGAGCAGCAGCCAGTGTGCGGTCTGCCCTTCGCTGAAGCGGTCGTATGCGAACCGGCGGATGCGTCCGGAGATGCCGTGCAGCGGCTGGGCGGTGCCGAAGACGGGCGTGACGCGCTCGTGCTCGATCGAGCGCTCGCGGCCGCTCGCGCCGGCCTGCTGCGGGGGCAGCTCCCAGTGAGCACCGGTCTCGATGCCCGGCTGCTCTCGCGGGAACGCGGGCCGGTCTGCCGGGTCGAGGTCGGCGCCCCAGCCGGGGATGCGGGCGCGCAGCGCCTCGGGGTCGGGGGTGGAACCGGGCTTGTCTGCGGTGTAAGGCATGTCGGTCTCCTTCGAAACGGCGCTCAGGCCACCGTGATGACGGGCTTGATGATGTCGTCGAGCTTCGACGAGAAGATGTGGTACCCCTCGGCGATGTGCTCGAGCGGAATGCGGTGGGTGATCATCTCACTGGGCTTGATGTGCCCCGCAGCGATGTGCTCGAGCAGCCGCGGCCACTGCCGCTTGACCGGGGCCTGGTTCATGCGCATCGTGACGCCCTTGTTCATGGCGTCGCCGAACTTCACGGCGCTGAACAGCGGCCCGTAGGCGCCCATCACCGAGATCGTGCCGCCCTTGCGCACCGAGTCGATCGCCCAGTTGAGGGCCACCGGCGAACCGCCCTGCAGCTTGAGCTTGGCCGCCGTGACGTGCTGCATGATGTGCCCGTCGGCTTCGGCGCCGACCGCCTCGACCACGACGTCGGCGCCGAGTCCGCCGGTCTGCTTCTTCAGCTCGAGGACGATGTCGTTCACCTGGCCGAAGTTGATCGTCTCGGCGTGGGCGAACTCCTCGGCCTTGCGAAGGCGATAGTCCAGGTAGTCCACGACGATCACGCGACCGGCACCCATCAGCCAGCACGAGCGGGCGGCGGCCAGCCCGATGGGACCGGCGCCGAACACCACCGCGGTGTCGCCCTCGACGATGTCGGCCAATTGCGCGCCGAAGTAGCCCGTCGAGAAGGCGTCCGTCAGCAGCAGGGCGTCTTCGGGGTTGACGCCGTCGGGGATCACAGCCGGTCCCACGTCGGCGAACGGCACGCGCACGAGCTCGGCCTGCCCGCCGTCGTATCCGCCGGCGGTGTGCGAGTAGCCGTAGATGCCGCCGACCGCCGTGGCGTTGGCGTTGACGTTGTGGCAGTTGGAGAAGAGCCCGCGGGAGCAGAAGAAGCAGCTGCCGCAGAATATGTTGAAGGGCACCATGACGCGGTCGCCGACCGACAGGTTCTGCACCGACGAGCCGACCTGCTCCACCCTGCCGATGAACTCGTGGCCGAACGTGTGGCCCACCCGGGTGTCGGGCATCATGCCGTGGTACAGGTGCAGATCGGAACCGCAGATCGCGGCGAGCTCCACCCGAACGATCGCGTCGTTGGGGTGCTCGATCTTCGGATCGGGCTTCTCTTCCACGCGGAGCTTGTAAGGCCCGCGGTAGGTCATGGCTTTCATTCGCGCCTCCTTGTCGGTTCTTCAGTGTGGCGCGGCCACCGGCGCGGTACGCGGGGGTTGCCAAGCCAGCGCTGGCATGGCACAGAGGCCGCCGTCAGAGGGTGACCAGTCGCACGTCGCGCAGCTCTCCGGCGTCGAGCTCGGCGGTCATCATCGTGTGGTGGGGCTGCCGGCGGCGGTCGGTCGGCGATCCGGGGTTGAGAAGCCGCAGTCCGCCGGGGGTCGTGGTGTCCCACGGGATGTGGCTGTGGCCGAAGACCAGCAGGTCGGCGTCGGCGAAGGCGGCATCCATCCGCGTCTCCCGCCGGCGCGCGTCACCGGTCTCGTGGATCACCGCGACCCGTACGCCGTCGATCTCACGCCGCGCGATCTCGGGCAGCCTGTCGCGCAGGTCGGCGCCGTCGTTGTTGCCGTAGACGCCGAGCACCGGGGCGTGCCGCTCCAGCTCGTCGAGGACGGATGCCGCGACCCAGTCGCCGGCGTGGATCACGAGGTCCGCGGCATCCGCTGCGTGCAGCAGCGCGTCGGGGAGCCGGCGCGCGCGCCCCGGGATGTGGGTGTCGGACACCATCAGCAGCCGAGTGCTCACGGCCGGTGTCGTTCGTCGGTCATGTCGCGCTCCTTCGTCGCCCTCCACCCTCACCGATGGCCGGAACGGGGAATGAGGGCTTGACACCAGCGGTCCGGCGGGCCAGTACGGGAGGGGGCAGTGTTCATGCGCCGCATGCGCCCCGTTCACCTTCGGCCCATACGTTGATTGCGAACGCGCGACCGCACTTACGAAAGCGGCGCTTCGTTGTTGGATGATGACAAACGTTTGAGGTAGTGTCCCCCTGGTGGGACCCACCTCAATGAAGAGCGAGAGGCACAGCATGTTTGGATCACGCAAGAGGCACCTGGCGGTCATGGGAGCGGCGACTGTCGCCGTGCTCGCCCTCAGCGGGTGCGCCGGCGGAGACGCCGAGACCGAGGCCGACGCCGGCGACACCGGCTCGTCGGACGGAACGCTCATCGTCTACACGAACTCCAACTCGGACGGCCGCGGCGAGTGGATCCAGGCGCAGGCCGAAGAGGCCGGCTTCGACATCGAGATCGTGGGTCTCGGCGGCGCCGACCTCACCAACCGCATCATCGCCGAGAAGAACAACCCCGTCGGCGACGTGGTGTTCGGTCTCAACAACATGTTCTTCGAGCAGCTGAAGGCCGAAGACGCCATCGTCGCCTACGAGCCGAGCTGGAGCGGTGAGGTTCCTGCCGACGCCGGCGACCCCGCCGACGGCGCCTACTGGCCGCTCGTGCAGCAGGCGATCGTCACCGTCTACGACGAGAACACCGTCTCGGACGCCCCCGACGACATCGAGCAGCTCGCGACGGACGAGGCTTACCAGGGCCGCTATGAGGTCAACCCCGCACTCGGTCAGGCGACGCCGCAGCTCGTGCTCGCCGGCATCCTCAGCCGCCACCTCGACGAGGACGGCGACCTGGGCGTCAGCGACGAGGGCTGGGAGATCGTGGAGTCGTACTACGCCAACGGCTCCCCCCTCGTGGAGGGCACCGACCTGTATGCCCGCATCACCCGTGACGAGGTCGACTTCGGCGTGCTGCCCTCCAGCGGCATCGCCGCCCGTGACGAGGAGTACGGCACCAGCACGGGCCTCGTCGTGCCCGAGTACGGCGTTCCCTACGTGACCGAGCAGATCTCCCTCATCAACGGCGCCGCCAACGAGACGCGCGCGCAGGAGTTCATCGACTGGTTCGGCAGCGCCGACGTGCAGGGCGCCTTCGCCGCTGAGTTCAACGCCATGCCGGTCAACGAGGCCGCCGTCGAGCAGGCCAACCCCGACGTGGTGGCACAGCTGGCCGAGATCCCGCGCCAGGACATCGACTTCGGCCTCGTGAGCGAGCACCTCGGCGACTGGGTCGAGAAGGTCACGCTCGAGTACATCGGCTGAGAAGGCGACAGGCACAGACAGTGATCCGCTTCGACGACGTCGACGTCACCTTCGGTGAGCACCGCGCGGTGCGGGGGCTCAGCCTCGAGATCCGCGAGGGCGAGTTCTTCACGCTGCTGGGGCCCTCGGGCTGCGGCAAGACCACCGCGCTGCGTTCGCTCGCCGGCTTCATCCAGCCGACGGCGGGACGCATCGTCATCGGCGATCGCGACGTCACTAATGTGCCCAGCGAGAAGCGCGGCGTGGGGATGGTCTTCCAGAACTACGCCCTGTTCCCGAGCATGAACGTGCGCGAGAACATCGCCTTCGGGCTGGCTGTGCGCAAGAGCTCCAAGGCCGAGCAGCGCCGGCTGGTCGACGAGATCGCCGACCGCACCGGCCTCGCGTCGGCGCAGCTCGAGAAGAACGTCGCGGAGCTGTCGGGGGGTCAGCAGCAGCGGGTGGCGATCGCCCGTGCGCTGGTGCTGACCCCCAAGATCCTGCTGCTCGACGAGCCGCTGTCGAACCTCGACGCGAAGCTGCGGGTGCAGCTGCGCGAGCAGCTGAAGCAGCTGCAGAGCGAGGTCGGCGTCACGACCGTCTACGTCACGCACGACCAGGAGGAGGCGCTGACCCTCAGCGACCGCATCGCGGTACTGGATGCCGGTGAGCTGCAGCAGGTCGGCACCCCTGAGGAGATCTACGACCGCAGCGCCACCTCGTTCGTCTGCCGGTTCATCGGGGAGAGCAACCGCCTCACCCCGGCCGTGCTGCGGCGGCTGCGCGAGAGCGCGGCCGCGAGCGGCGCGGCATCCGACCTCCCCCTTCTCGATGAGAACGCGGAGAGCTACGTGCGCCCCGAGAAGGTCGCCGTCACGGTGGGAGCACCGGCGTCGGGGGCCGTCGCGGGCATTCCGTCCGTCGAAGGCACCGTCGAAGGGCGCACGTACCACGGCAGCCACAGCGTCTACACGGTCGCCGTCGACGACGCGAAGCTGCGCGTGAGCGTGCCCGGCTCCGCCGCTGCGAAGCGGTGGGAGCCGGGGACGCAGGTCACCCTCGGCATCGATCCGCGCTGGGTCCTGCAGTACCCGGGAGCCTGAGATGGCGTTCAGCGCTCCCCCGCCGCCGGAGGCGGACGAGCTTCCGGCCGCGGCCGCCCCCGTGCCGCCGGCCCGCGCCGGCAGGCGGGGTCGGCGCGGCTCCGGCCAGGCGCGCGCCATGGTGCGCTCGCCCCTCGTGTGGGTCACCGGCGTCGCCGTGCTGTGGTTCGCCGCGGCGTTCCTCGTGCTCCCCAACCTCTCGCTGCTGGGGACGACCTTCTTCCCCGACGGACAGTTCAGCGTGCGGGCCGTGGAGAAGCTCCTCGGCAGCGAACGGGCGATGCGCACGCTGGGCAACAGCTTCCTGCTGGCGGTGACGCTGTCGATCACCGTCAACATCGTGGGTGTCTTCATCGTGCTGGTCACGCAGTACTTCCGCGTCCGCGGGTCGCGCGTGCTGTGGCTCGGCTACGCCACGACGCTCATCTACGGCGGCATCGTGCTGGCCGCCGGCTACAACTTCATCTACGGCCGGTTCGGGTTCGTGACGAACCTGGCGCTGAACATCTGGCCGGACCTCGACCGCGACTGGTTCTCGGGCTACTTCGCCGTCGTGTTCGTGATGACCTTCGCGACCACGACCAACCACATGCTCTTCCTGTCGTCGTCGCTGGCGAAGATCGACTTCGCCTCCATCGAGGCGGCGAAGCTCATGGGCGCCTCCACGTGGACGATCCTGCGCCGCATCGTGCTGCCGGTGATGCGGCCGATGCTCTTCGCCGTCACCGTGTTGACCTTCCTCATCGGCCTGGGGGCCCTCACCGCCCCGCTCGTGCTCGGCGGTCCGGACTTCCAGACCGTGGCCCCCCTCATCGTCGACCTCTCCCGCAGCCCCGTGACCCGCGACATCGCGGCGCTCCTGGCGATCGTGCTGGGACTCGCGACGATCGTGCTGCTGGCGATCATGAACCGCGCCGAGAAGTCGGGCGTCTACTTCTCGGTGGCCAAGGTCGCCACCCCCATCCAGAAGCAGCCGATCCCCAACCCGGTCGCCAACGCCGTCGTGCACGTGCTGGCCTACCTCGTGTGGCTGATCTACCTCATCCCGGTCGTGCTGATCGTGCTGTTCTCGTTCGTCGACGCCCGCAGCATCCTCGCCGGCAGCATCACCCTCGACAGCTTCACGCTGCAGAACTACATCACGGTGTTCACCACCCCCGGAGCGATCCGCCCGTTCATCGTCAGCGTCGTCTACAGCGCCCTGGCGTCGGTGATCGTCGTGGTCGGGCTGCTCTTCGTCGCCCGCCTGCTGCAGCGCTACCGCAACCCGGTGACGTCGCTCATCGAGTACGTGCTGCACATCCCGTGGATCCTGCCCACGGTGCTCATCGCCCTGGGGCTCGTCATGACCTTCGACCGCCCCAACGGCTGGGTCGCCGGCGCCGTGCTCACCGGCACCCCGGTGCTGCTGCTGGTGGCCTACATCGTCATCAAGATCCCGTTCACGCTTCGCCTGCTGAAGGCGGCCTTCGCCTCGGTGCCGGATTCGCTGGAGGATGCCTCGCGCATCCTCGGCGCGAAGTCGCTGACGGCGTTCCGGCGGGTCATCATCCCCCTGGTGCTGCCCACCGCGGCGGCGATCACCGCGCTGAACTTCAACAGCCTGCTCGACGACTACGACGCGGCGATCTTCCTCTACCACCCGCTGTACAAGCCGCTCGGCGTCGCGATCCAGGAGAGCACCCGCGGCGAGAACAACCTCGACGCCATGCCGATCACGTTCGTCTACACCGTGCTGCTCATGATCATCATGGGTCTGGTGATGTATTTCGTGTACGGCCGCGGAGCGCGAGCCGGAAGTCCTCGCCGGCGCGGTCGGAGCGACCACGCATGAGCGACGTGCCCGACCGCCCGCCCCTGCGGGTGACGATCAGCGACGTCGCCGCGGCCGCAGGCGTCTCGCGGGCCACGGCGACCCGGGCGCTGAAGGGCGAAGGGCGCTTCGCGGAAGAGACCCGCGCGCGCATCCTCGACATCAGCGAGCGCCTGGGCTACGTGCCGAACACGATGGCGGCCGAGCTCGCCGCCGGGCGCACCGGCACCGTCGGGCTGTTGCTGCGCGACGCCAGCAACCCGGCCTACGGCCTGCTGTTCTCGTGCCTGCAGGACGAAGCGAACCGGTGCGGACTGGATCTGGTGACCGTGACGATCGGCGCCGACACCGGCGGCACGAAGCAGGTCACCGCCCTGCAGCGGCTGCTGGGCATGCGGGTGGCGGGCCTCATCGTCGCCACCGGCGGTGTGACGAGCGCACAGCTGGACCCCTTCGCCGACCAGGTGCCGATCATCCGCGCCGGCCGGGACGCCACCGGCGACCGCGTGCACTCGGTCGCCTATGACGAGCACACGCACGGCACACTGCTGGCCGATCACATCCACTCCCTCGGGCACCGCAGGGTCGCGGTGCTGGCGACGGACCCGGCGGCATCCTTCCCCGAGCACGTGCGCGCCACCGCGATGCGGGACCGGCTCGAGGCCGCCGGCGTCGAGGTCGAGACGGTGCCGGTGTCGGCCGCGCCGGATGACGGCGTGGACGCGGCGCTCGCCCTCGCCTCTTCCGGACGGATCACCGCCGTGCTGTGCCCCTCGGACTACCGCCAGCTGGCGGTGCTCCGCGCCGCGCGGGCGGCGCACCTCGACGTCCCCCGTGACCTCAGCGTCACCGGGTGCGACGGCATCCTCCCCGGCGCCGACCTGCTGGGTCTCACCACGGTGCGCATCCCCGTCGAGCAGGTGGCGCGCGAGACCGTCGAGGCGATGCAGCACCTTCTCGGTTCCGGTGACGACGGAGTGATCCGTCGCTCGCATGCCGGACCCCTCGTCCCCGGATCGACGGCGGCCACGCCGTCCTGAACCTGCGGCGCGCGCCGGGTGTCGCCGCCCGATTCCCGTGCCGCATCCGCGCCCTTCCCGAGACCCCCGAAGGAACGACCCGATGATCGTCAGCGAACACCCCCGGCCCGCGAAGACCTTCGTGCACCTGGCCGACACCCACCTGCCCGGGGAGCACTCGCCCCTGTACGGCGCTGCCGACGCCGACGGGCACCTGGCGGTGCTGCTCGACCGGATCGAGACGAGTGGCCTGCGCCCGGACGCGCTGCTGCTGGCCGGCGACCTCGTCGATCGGGGCGATCGGTCGGCGTACCGCCGGCTGCGCGCGCTCGTCGAGCCCGTCGCCGAGCGGATCGGCGCCGAGGTGGTGTGGGCGGCGGGCAACCACGACGACCGCGCCGCCATGCGCGCGGAGCTGCCGCTGCCGGAAGCGGCCGACCCGGCATCCCCCGTGTGCTTCACCCGCTGGTTCGGCGGGCTGCGGGTGCTGGTGCTCGATTCGACCGTGCCGGGCGCGCACTGGGGCGAGGTCGGGCCCGAGCAGGAGGCATGGCTGCGCGACGAGCTCTCGCAGCGCGCGCCCGAGGGGAGCCTGCTCGTGGTGCACCACCCGCCGCTTCCGACGGTGCTCGATCTCGCGGTGACGGTGGAGCTGCGCGGCCAGCAGGAGCTCGCCGACGTGCTGCGGGGGTCGGACGTGCGGGCGATCCTGTCGGGGCATGTGCACCACCCGTCGTTCGGCACGTTCGCCGGCATTCCCGTCGCCGTTGCGTCGTCGAGCGCGTACGGGCAGGATCTCGCGACCACCGTGGGGTCGACGCGGGGCCAGGATGCCGCGCAGGGCTACAACCTGGTGCAGGTGTACGCCGACACGATCGTGCACTCCGCGGTCGCGCTGGGCCGCGGGTCCACCGTCGGCGAGCACGTGCCCGCCGACGAGGCCGCCCGGCGCATCGCCGCCGCCGGCATCGCCTGGCGCGAGTGAGTATTCGCGGCGCCGAGTGAGTATTCGCG from Microbacterium sp. zg-Y625 includes these protein-coding regions:
- a CDS encoding glycosyltransferase — protein: MTAAETGTRTTVSVVIPVKDDDTELRRCLRALALQTRLPDEIVVVDNGSTDSSAEVARAAGARVVRCDERGIPAASSCGYDAARGDIILRLDADSLPSHTWVQTMSEALERQADVSAFTGGARFIDGPRRLRRPLAALYLGAYAAVTFSALGHLPLFGSNLAFRASAWRDVRHEVHRHDPEVHDDLDLAFHLGLRHRIRYLPHAAMGISMRPFGDRVGFRRRVWRGHHTVVIHWPEDFPPVRWQKLALQRALHRRGPSPTRSRSGR
- a CDS encoding DUF2238 domain-containing protein, with product MIENFLRPPQTVSEVIADALRLVGLLSVIAASIWSTATDAGILSLALPALLVPRFIGVRSSFDIVYQVVVLTAAWSNVLDLYRTIDNWDLILHFSCTAVLAAISYLALVRFSITPDPRTEGFARRTAIVLVTVLGLAASAVWEMIEWVGYAFITDEIFVTYPDTIGDMAVGGLGSLVSGIVLAFVRLDRPDA
- a CDS encoding metallophosphoesterase family protein — its product is MSTRLLMVSDTHIPGRARRLPDALLHAADAADLVIHAGDWVAASVLDELERHAPVLGVYGNNDGADLRDRLPEIARREIDGVRVAVIHETGDARRRETRMDAAFADADLLVFGHSHIPWDTTTPGGLRLLNPGSPTDRRRQPHHTMMTAELDAGELRDVRLVTL
- a CDS encoding endonuclease/exonuclease/phosphatase family protein; translation: MSDSPRPLIGPVAAPDLHVMTFNVRRRMPALLTRPADRWARRRPRLRAVLRAERPTLLGAQEALPDQAAAIAAALGPSHRSVGHGRDAGGSGEACPLFYDAERLELIDWQQSALSDRPDQPGSATWGNVIPRILVQASFRDRATSAAFLVMNTHLDVFSARARLRSAQHIRRLIAAQPRPALVMGDLNAGPSSPALHDLLSDGTLVDAWTAATDRLTPEWGTYGGYRPPRPGRDRIDWIAVSPAATVVTAAVNAHPVDGGWASDHFPVQAVVRMPRSESSP
- a CDS encoding DUF2243 domain-containing protein — translated: MSAPTTRSTRSAQNLWSGVLFGVGLIAFIDEAVFHQLLHWHHFYDLSTPAMGLVSDGIFHAVSWFATIAGLFLLADLRRHDALHWRRWTGGVLLGAGVFQLYDGTVHHKVFGIHEIRYVEDVFVYDLVWNLAAAAMIVAGAVLVHLTRSTAPVRVASSVR
- a CDS encoding cytochrome c oxidase assembly protein, translating into MDATHAHGGGGSLDALVVFVAVVAVACYLGGVAGSRRRGRDWPVSRTVLWCAGIAAGAAAAAGPLAAAAHESFTAHMWAHLLGGMAAPLLMVLAAPVTLALRTLDVTPARRLSRLLRSAPARFLSHPIPAAVINAGGLWLIYLTPLFDAMRTQPLVHVLVHAHLVAAGYLFLAAVIGLDPRPHPPGRVLTSIVLVATMASHGILAKYLYANPPAGLDVLDVRAGAQLMYYTGAWVEAVTIVIFCAQWYRATGVTSRASRPAGTRLERA
- a CDS encoding zinc-dependent alcohol dehydrogenase; the protein is MKAMTYRGPYKLRVEEKPDPKIEHPNDAIVRVELAAICGSDLHLYHGMMPDTRVGHTFGHEFIGRVEQVGSSVQNLSVGDRVMVPFNIFCGSCFFCSRGLFSNCHNVNANATAVGGIYGYSHTAGGYDGGQAELVRVPFADVGPAVIPDGVNPEDALLLTDAFSTGYFGAQLADIVEGDTAVVFGAGPIGLAAARSCWLMGAGRVIVVDYLDYRLRKAEEFAHAETINFGQVNDIVLELKKQTGGLGADVVVEAVGAEADGHIMQHVTAAKLKLQGGSPVALNWAIDSVRKGGTISVMGAYGPLFSAVKFGDAMNKGVTMRMNQAPVKRQWPRLLEHIAAGHIKPSEMITHRIPLEHIAEGYHIFSSKLDDIIKPVITVA
- a CDS encoding extracellular solute-binding protein translates to MFGSRKRHLAVMGAATVAVLALSGCAGGDAETEADAGDTGSSDGTLIVYTNSNSDGRGEWIQAQAEEAGFDIEIVGLGGADLTNRIIAEKNNPVGDVVFGLNNMFFEQLKAEDAIVAYEPSWSGEVPADAGDPADGAYWPLVQQAIVTVYDENTVSDAPDDIEQLATDEAYQGRYEVNPALGQATPQLVLAGILSRHLDEDGDLGVSDEGWEIVESYYANGSPLVEGTDLYARITRDEVDFGVLPSSGIAARDEEYGTSTGLVVPEYGVPYVTEQISLINGAANETRAQEFIDWFGSADVQGAFAAEFNAMPVNEAAVEQANPDVVAQLAEIPRQDIDFGLVSEHLGDWVEKVTLEYIG